Proteins found in one Triticum urartu cultivar G1812 chromosome 4, Tu2.1, whole genome shotgun sequence genomic segment:
- the LOC125552801 gene encoding protein FAR-RED IMPAIRED RESPONSE 1-like: MEPDLTLDEVAEQNRSAPDEEDEDAFVVEEIGDSSDDRQAEPTVALEPKKGMMFSSEDDAVRFYKAYARKKGFGVIRRTTRHGEDKMLTYFTLACNRQGKAQYSAKNSFKPNPSTRMQCPAKSNFSRRGENFCITTVTLDHNHPISPSKARFLRCHKKVDLHSKRRLELNDQAGARMNKNFGSPVMEAGWYGNLEFGEKECTNYLQEKRSLKLGAGDAHALYRYFLHMQSKDPAFFHVMDVAEDGRLRNVFWADARSRAAYESYWDVITFDTTYLTNKYTIPLATFVGINHHGESVLLGCGLLSNEDTETFVWLFKSWLCCMSCKPPNAIITDQCKPMQNAIEEVFPQARHRWCACHIMKKIPENLNGYENIKSTLSNVVYDSLTKHGFDKAWVEMINKYDLQENEWLAGLYDNKNRWVPAYVKDTFWAGMSSTKRSESVNAFFDGYVNARTTLKQFVEQYENLLRDKVEKENKADSKSFQQQIPCITHYDFERQFQAAYTTAKFKEFQDQLRGKIYCYPTQLNKEGSIFTFGVREDSKIFCEGEDGKGKEKRVILEFIVLFNQGECDVQCMCRLFEFRGILCSHIISVLALMEITDVPSRYILQRWRKDIKRKHTFIRCSYDDMIDTQVVQRYDNLCKRSHELAENGAESDALHDLVMDGLNELQSKIDAYCASVGCPPSKRKESKVDQVVKKLRAKKQQDKAGMYRVVSMSVLMQSCYLWSRSVGTVQPRW; encoded by the exons ATGGAGCCTGATCTAACTTTGGATGAAGTAGCAGAACAGAACAGATCAGCACCTGACGAAGAGGATGAAGATGCTTTCGTCGTCGAGGAGATTGGGGATTCTTCAGATGACCGACAGGCAGAGCCGACCGTGGCGTTGGAACCCAAGAAGGGGATGATGTTCAGCAGCGAGGATGATGCTGTCAGGTTCTACAAAGCTTATGCCAGAAAAAAGGGCTTTGGTGTCATAAGAAGGACGACCAGACACggagaagacaaaatgcttactTATTTCACGCTTGCTTGTAACAGACAAGGGAAGGCTCAGTACTCAGCAAAGAACTCATTCAAGCCTAATCCGTCGACAAGGATGCAATGCCCAGCTAAGAGTAATTTCTCTCGTCGTGGGGAAAACTTTTGTATCACGACTGTTACGCTTGACCACAATCATCCTATAAGTCCAAGCAAAGCCAGATTTCTGAGATGTCATAAGAAAGTGGACTTGCATTCCAAGAGAAGGCTAGAATTGAATGATCAAGCAGGAGCACGTATGAACAAGAATTTTGGTTCTCCTGTTATGGAAGCTGGCTGGTATGGAAATCTTGAGTTTGGTGAAAAGGAATGCACTAACTATTTGCAAGAGAAAAGAAGCCTGAAACTTGGTGCTGGAGATGCACATGCCCTTTATCGGTATTTTCTCCATATGCAGTCAAAAGATCCAGCTTTTTTCCATGTTATGGATGTGGCCGAGGATGGACGACTGAGAAATGTCTTTTGGGCAGATGCAAGAAGTAGGGCTGCATACGAGTCTTATTGGGATGTCATCACATTTGATACTACATACCTAACAAACAAGTATACAATACCGCTCGCTACTTTTGTTGGCATAAATCATCATGGAGAATCTGTTCTATTAGGTTGTGGTCTTCTGTCCAATGAAGACACCGAGACTTTTGTTTGGCTGTTTAAATCTTGGCTATGCTGTATGTCATGCAAACCACCAAATGCTATAATCACCGACCAATGCAAACCAATGCAGAATGCTATTGAAGAAGTTTTCCCTCAAGCTCGTCATAGATGGTGTGCATGTCATATCATGAAGAAGATTCCTGAAAACCTTAATGGGTATGAAAACATTAAATCTACATTGTCAAATGTGGTGTATGATTCCTTGACCAAACATGGTTTTGACAAAGCTTGGGTGGAGATGATCAATAAATATGATCTTCAGGAGAATGAATGGCTTGCTGGATTATATGATAATAAAAATCGATGGGTACCAGCATATGTAAAAGATACTTTCTGGGCAGGAATGTCTTCAACAAAAAGGAGTGAGAGTGTAAATGCTTTCTTTGATGGCTATGTCAATGCTAGAACAACTCTGAAGCAATTTGTGGAGCAGTATGAAAATTTATTAAGAGACAAGGTAGAGAAAGAAAACAAGGCTGATTCTAAGTCATTCCAACAGCAAATTCCATGCATTACTCACTATGACTTTGAGAGACAATTTCAAGCAGCATATACTACTGCAAAGTTTAAAGAGTTTCAAGATCAATTAAGAGGTAAAATCTATTGCTATCCAACTCAGCTGAACAAAGAAGGATCAATTTTTACATTTGGAGTCAGAGAGGACAGCAAGATTTTTTGTGAAGGGGAGGATGGCAAAGGAAAAGAGAAAAGGGTTATTTTAGAGTTCATTGTCTTGTTCAACCAAGGGGAATGTGATGTGCAGTGTATGTGTAGGCTCTTTGAATTTCGAGGCATCTTGTGTAGCCACATCATTTCCGTGCTTGCTCTCATGGAGATCACAGATGTACCTTCTAGGTATATATTGCAGCGATGGAGAAAGGATATTAAGCGCAAACACACATTTATTAGATGCTCCTATGATGATATGATTGATACACAAGTTGTGCAGCGTTATGATAATTTGTGCAAGCGTTCCCACGAACTGGCAGAGAATGGTGCAGAGTCTGATGCATTGCATGACTTGGTGATGGATGGCCTTAATGAATTACAAAGTAAGATTGACGCGTACTGTGCTAG TGTAGGTTGTCCTCCTTCAAAGAGAAAGGAATCGAAAGTGGATCAAGTGGTCAAAAAATTGAGAGCAAAGAAGCAGCAG GACAAGGCTGGGATGTACAGGGTGGTTTCTATGTCAGTCCTGATGCAAAGCTGCTATTTGTGGTCCCGATCCGTGG GAACAGTCCAGCCACGTTGGTGA
- the LOC125552800 gene encoding ubiquitin-fold modifier-conjugating enzyme 1, producing MEGWDKGTKSVVGEIPLLSTRAGPRDGDAWRQRLKEEYRALIAYTSVNKAKDNDWFRISAANPEGTRWEGTCWYVHNLRRYEFPLQFDIPVAYPQVAPEIELPTLDGKTHKMYRGGKICLTVHFKPLWAKNCPRFGLAHALCLGLAPWLAAEVPILVDSGMVKHKDDEAAPADAAAASGSAAAS from the exons ATGGAGGGGTGGGACAAGGGCACGAAGAGCGTGGTGGGCGAGATCCCGCTGCTGTCGACGCGGGCGGGGCCCCGGGACGGCGACGCGTGGCGGCAGCGGCTCAAGGAGGAGTACCGCGCCCTCATCGCCTACACCTCCGTCAACAAGGCCAAGGACAACGACTGGTTCCGCATCTCCGCCGCCAACCCGGAGGGCACCCGCTGGGAGGGCACCTGCTGGTACGTCCACAACCTCCGCCGCTACGAGTTCCCCCTCCAGTTCGACATCCCCGTCGCCTACCCCCAGGTCGCCCCCGAGATCGAGCTCCCCACCCTCGACGGCAAGACCCACAAG ATGTACCGCGGGGGGAAGATCTGCCTCACCGTGCACTTCAAGCCGCTCTGGGCCAAGAACTGCCCGCGGTTCGGCCTCGCGCACGCGCTGTGCCTCGGGCTCGCGCCGTGGCTCGCCGCGGAGGTGCCCATCCTGGTCGATTCGGGCATGGTGAAGCACAAGGACGATGAGGCCGCTCCTGCAGATGCCGCTGCTGCGTCTGGCTCTGCCGCTGCCTCTTAG
- the LOC125552799 gene encoding protein GAMETE CELL DEFECTIVE 1, mitochondrial yields the protein MLSLRRILRLPVSSSRGPRRLLSSHRRAPAHPAAATGDDEWNDAWETAWLPGDSPASSPAPAAPWESPTSEAAAATVPAVSAEVDPDTKAFVADMDERWAERRAATRRLRAPSRPTAAEGAGGAGAKKAGADEYRTRKQRVHAALWVKEIDKMEEARLGGGGGGRGAADDIDRLLDSCSEIFDSGNADFGDSKIPGTGEIKTKPDGWETTSRGQDGNIWEISQREEDILLQEFERRIAFSKQQIASFIKTHIFSRRRPIDGWKYMIEEIGPNARKGKGSVQRLPSVTDPATQPFREESPVIASAGGSSSGPPPFRGNRHY from the exons ATGCTGTCGCTCCGGCGCATCCTCCGCCTCCCCGTGTCCTCCTCCCGCGgcccccgccgcctcctctcATCCCACCGCCGCGCTCCAGCGCACCCGGCCGCGGCCACCGGGGACGACGAGTGGAACGACGCGTGGGAGACCGCATGGCTCCCGGGCGACTCCCCCGCCTCCTCCCCGGCACCCGCCGCGCCGTGGGAGTCCCCCACCTCGGAAGCCGCCGCGGCCACCGTCCCGGCCGTATCCGCCGAGGTGGACCCTGACACGAAGGCCTTCGTCGCCGACATGGACGAGCGCTGGGCTGAGCGCCGCGCCGCGACGAGGCGGCTGCGCGCTCCTTCTCGCCCCACGGCCGCCGAGGGAGCGGGCGGCGCCGGGGCGAAGAAGGCAGGGGCGGACGAGTACAGGACGAGGAAGCAGCGCGTGCACGCTGCGCTTTGGGTGAAGGAGATCGACAAGATGGAGGAGGCgcgcctcggcggcggcggcggtggccgcgGGGCGGCCGACGACATCGACCGGCTTCTTGACTCGTGCTCAGA GATCTTTGATTCCGGCAACGCTGATTTTGGCGATTCAAAGATTCCAGGCACCGGTGAGATCAAAACCAAGCCGGATGGTTGGGAGACTACCTCGAGGGGTCAGGACGGTAACATATGGGAGATCTCACAGCGCGAGGAGGACATTCTTCTCCAAGAATTTGAGAGGCGCATTGCTTTCAGCAAACAGCAG ATTGCTAGCTTCATCAAAACTCACATATTTAGTCGAAGACGGCCTATCGACGGATGGAAGTACATGATTGAAGAAATCGGCCCCAATGCGAGGAAAGGGAAGGGGAGCGTACAGAGGCTACCAAGTGTGACTGATCCGGCCACGCAGCCGTTCAGGGAGGAATCGCCTGTAATTGCGTCTGCTGGTGGTTCCTCCTCTGGTCCTCCCCCCTTCAGAGGAAACCGACATTACTGA